Below is a genomic region from Paraburkholderia sp. BL23I1N1.
ATTCGTGTTCGATCGTATGGTCCGTGGCGAGCACCACTAGGCCAATGGCGGCACGCCGGCAGATACCGTCGTCCAGCACGAAATCGAGTCTTGCGTAGGCGTCGTCCCGCAGTGCATCAGTGCTCATTTCAGTGTCATCCCTGTCATGTCGATCTCGGGCAGGCGACCGGCCATGATGTCGGCCAGCAGTTTCGCGGTGCCGCACGACATCGTCCAGCCCATGTGTCCGTGCCCGGTGTTCAGATACAGGTTCCTGTGACGCGTGCGGCCGATCAGCGGCGTGCCCTCGGGCGTCATCGGACGCAGACCGGCCCAGTAGGTCGGACTGTCATAGTCGGCGCCGTTGGGGAACAGTTCGCGTGCGGCCTGCAGCATGGTTGTGAAGTCGGCGGGTGTGTGGCGGGTGTTATAGCCGGCGAATTCCGCGGTCGCCGTAAAGCGCAGCCGCTGGCCAAAACGCGCCCACGCCACGAGGTGATTCTCGTCGACGCCGCCAAGCTCCGGCGGACGGTGATCCGGCCCGACCGGGAAGGTGGCCGAGTAGCCCTTTACCGGATACACCGGCAACCGATAGCCCAGGCGCCGCGCAATAATCGGCGACCAGGAACCGAGCGCCAGCACAAACTCGTCACCTCGCACGAGTCCCGCCGGCGTCTGCACGCCGACGATCCGGTCGCCCGACGCCTCGATTGCATTGATCGGCGTATCGAATGCGAAACGCACGCCAAGGCGCTCGCACACCGTCTTCAAGGCACGGGTGAACAGGTGGGCATCGCCGCTTTCGTCGGTGGGGCAATAAATTGCGCCGGCAAGCCTGTCGCGCGCAGCGCCAAGCGCGGGTTCCCGTGCGACGACCTGCGCCGCATCGAGCGTTTCGAGCGGCAGGCCGTTGTCCTTGAGGATCGACATGTGCTGCCTGCCGCGCGCAAAAGATGCTTCGTCGCGATAGAGATACAGCAGGCCGTGGCTGATGCGGTCGTATTGCAGGTGCTCGGCGGCAGTGAGCTGTTGCAATTGCGTCTGCGCGTAGCGGCAAAGCGTAACCTTGCGCGTGGTGTTCACGCGGGAGCGCTCCGCCGTGCAGTTTCGCAGGAACTTGAGGCACCAGATCCACATGTGCGGGTCCGCGTTGAGCTTGAGCCGCAGCGCCTGCCCTTCGACAAAGAGCGACTTCAGCAGGATTTTCGGGGCGCGCGGCGAGGCCCACGTATACGAATGCCCCGGCGCCACCAGCCCGGCGTTGGCAAAACTGGTCTCGAGCGCGACATCCGGCCTACGGTCGATCACCGTGACCTCGCGGCCCTCTTTCGCAAGGTACCAGGCGGCCGTGACGCCTGCGATTCCGCCCCCCAGCACGACGCTTTTCATGCGTGACTCCCCTACCCATCGCTTAAATATAGCGCTGCCGGCACATTGGATGGTGGTTTATACGCGGATACCCTATCCCGCCCAATCTGCGGCGAGACCTATCATGAAAGGAGCACTTTCGTCACTGCGCCGCGATGAGCCTGCCCGACACGCCATTGATCCAGCGGATCATGGATTGCACGCGAACGCACGTTTTGTCCGCTTTCTGATGTCACCGGTCTATCCGCGTGGCGGATCGCTTTGATCCCTTTCACAATAAGGAGTCACTAACATGATTGCTCAGAAGAATGGCACGCCCGATGCAGTTCACGTCCTGCGGCTAACGACAATCGCAGCCGTGGCCGCTCTGGCCGTGCTCGCCGGCGCGGCCCCGGGTTCGGCGCTAGGCCAGGGCGCCACGATCAAGATCGGCGTGCCCGTGCCGCTGTCGGGCAGCAGCGCCAATGCCGGCCAGGACATCGTCAACGGCGCCAAGCTTGCCGCCGCCAAAATCAACGCGGCCGGGGGCGTGCTCGGCAAGCAGATCGAGCTCGTGCCGGAAGACGACGCCTGCGACGCGCAGACGGCGGTCCAGGCGGCGCAGAAACTTGTCGATGCGGGCGTCGCCGCGGTGGCAGGCGGTTACTGCTCCAGCGCGGCGCTGCCGGAATTGACGACCTTTCACCGCGCCGGCATTCCCTACGTGATGGACGCGTCGACCAATCCCAAGCTGACGGAGATGGGCTACGAGAACGTGTTCCGCACGATCGGCCGTGACGACGAGCAAGGCCCGTTCGCGGCCAACTTCATCAAGAACTTCCTGCACGCGAAACGCGCGGCGGTCATCAACGACAACACGACGTATTCCAAGGGCCTCGCCGACAACACGGTGGAAGCGCTGAAGAAGAACGGCGTCGATGTCGTCTACGACGATGCGATCACGCCCGGGCAGATGGACTACTCGCCGACGCTGACCCACGTCGCCGCACTGAAGCCGGACGTGATCTATTACACCGGCTATTTCGCCGAAGCCGGTCTATTGGTGAAGGAGGCGCGGCAACTGGGCCTGAAGATGACACTGATGGGCGGTGACGCCACCAACGACCCCACGCTCATGAAAACAGCCGGCCCCGCGGCCGACGACATGGTCATCACCACGGCGCCGCTGGCACAGTTCCTGAGCGCCGCGCACGGCTATGTCGACGACTATACGAAGACCTATGGGCAAGGGCCCGGCCCCTATTCGGTCTACGAATACGATGCCGTCGGGGTCACCGCAAAAGCGATCGCGAACGCAAAATCGACGACGCCCGCGGCCATCAGTGCTGCTCTGCACAAGATCTCCGGCTATCAGGGCGTGACCGGGACAATTGGCTTCAACCCGAAAGGCGACCGCAGCAACGCGGTGTATATCGTGATCACCGTGCGCGGCGGCAATTTCACGCCTTACCAGCGGCTCGATTCAAGCGGACATTGGGTAGCGATGAAGTAGGCCCTGGCGCGCGCCGGGCCCGGCCATGAGCACCTTTTTCCAGTTCGTCGTCGAAGGGCTGACGACCGGCTCTTTCTATGCCCTCGTCGCCCTCGGCTACACGATGGTCTACGGAATCATCCGGCTGATCAACTTCGCTCACGGCGACTTGTTCATGGTCGGCGCGTTCGTCGGCTGGACGGCTTTGACGGCGCTCGCTACGGTGCACCTGCCGCTCGCTCTCGCGCTACTGATTGCGCTCGTCGCCTCGATGGCCGTCACCGGCGCCCTGGGCCTCGCCATCGAGCGGCTGGCGTACCAGCCGCTATTGCGCGCGCCCCGGCTGTCGATTCTGATCACGGCGCTCGGCGTTTCTCTCGCGCTGGAAAACGGCGTGCTGTTGCTCTATGGCGCCGGCTTCGACACCTATCCGCACGCGCTCAGCCAGGCAGGATTCGAGCTGCTCGGCGTGCAGGTGAGCTTCACGCAGATCGGCATTATCGTGGCGAGCCTTGCGCTGATGCTGGCGCTGTACTTCTTCGTCCATCACACGTTTCTCGGCACGGCCATGCGCGCGCTGGCGATCGATCAGGATGCGGCGCGTCTGATGGGCGTGAATGTCGAGCGGCTGATCCAGCTGACCTTCCTGCTCGGTTCGGTGCTGGCCGCCGTCGCGGGCGTCATGGAAGGGCTCTACTACACGCAGATCAATTTTTTCATGGGCTTCGTGCTGGGCCTGCGTGCTTTTACCGCCGCCGTCCTCGGCGGCATCGGCAACATTCCGGGGGCGATGGCCGGCGGCATCCTGATCGGCCTGCTCGAGGCCTTCGGCGCCGGCTATGTCTCGTCGCAATGGACCGATGTGCTGGTGTTCGGCGTGCTAATCGGTGTGCTCGTGATCAAGCCGACCGGCTTGTTCGGCGAACGCGTCGTCGAGAGAATGTAGGCCATGAACGCGACGCTCGCTTCAGCGCGTTGGCGCCGCCCTGCCGGCGCAGCGCTGCTTGTGGCCGCCGTGGTGCTGCCGGCTGTCGCCAGCAGTTATATCGTCGATGTCGGCCTGACCATCGCCACCTATTCGATCCTCGGCCTGGGACTGAATATCGTAGTCGGTTATGCAGGGCTGCTGGATCTCGGCTATGCCGCCTTCTTTGCGATCGGCGCCTACACGACGGCGCTGCTGGAAACCCTGCTGCATTTCTCGTTCTGGGAAACACTGCCGTTTAGCCTGGCGTTTGCCGGCGCGTCGGGCATCGTCATCGGCTACCCCACCTTGCGCCTGCGCAGCGACTACCTGGCGATCGTCACGCTTGGGTTCGGCGAGATCACGCGCATTATTGCCACCAACCTTCGGATTACGGGCGGCCCGAACGGCATCTACGGTATCGACAGCCCCAGCCTGTTCGGCTACGAAATCAGTTCGCCTCGTGCGGTGTACGAACTGGGTATCGCGTTCCTCGTGCTGGTGCTCGTGTTCGCGATACGGCTCGGCCAGTCGAGACTCGGGCGCGCCTGGACCAGCATCCGCGAGGACGAGGCGGCTGCCGAGGCCGTAGGCGTGCCGACGCTGCGCGTCAAACTGCTGGCCTACGTCATGGGCGCATTGATCGGCGGTTTTGGCGGCAGCCTGTTCGCTGCGCGCTTCGGGACGATCGACCCGACCGGTTTCACCTATCTGCAATCCGTCACGATCCTGATCATCGTCGTGCTGGGCGGCCGAGGCAGCATTCCTGGCGTGATACTCGGCGCCGTCATCGTTGCCGGCCTGCCCGAGCTGCTGCGTTTCCTCAACCTTTGGCGCATCTTCGGATTTGCGATCGGGTTGGTGATCCTGATGCTGCTCCGGCCGCAAGGCCTGTGGCCGGCACCACTGCGCCGGGTGGCGCCGCCGCGCGAGGGCATCGGCACGGCCAAGCCCGTGCCCCGGGAAACCGTCGCCGATGAAATCCTGCTCGACGTGCTCAACATGCAGCGCCGCTTTGGCGGCGTGCGAGCGGTCGGCGGCGTGAGCTTCACGGTGCGCAGCGGCGAGATTCTCAGCCTGATCGGCCCGAACGGCGCCGGCAAGACCACGGTGTTCAACTGTCTCACCGGTGTGACCCGTCTGAGCGGCGGCCAGGTTCTCTGGCGCGGCGCTTCGCTGGCTGGCGGAGCACCGCATCACATCGTCCACCGCGGCATGGCGCGCACCTTCCAGGGCATCCGCCTGTTTGCCAACATGACGGCCTTCGAGAACGTGCTGATCGGCATGGATCATCGGCTCCGAACGCAGCTGATCGCCGAACTGCTTGCGCTGCCCTCAGCGCGCTCCGAGGCGGCCGATCACGCGACCGAAGGCCTGGGCTGGCTCAGCTTCGTCGGCCTCGGCGCTCGGGCGGGCGAACGCGCAGCGGACCTGCCCTATGGCGATCAACGCCGACTGGAGATCGCGCGTGCGCTCGCCAGCAATCCA
It encodes:
- a CDS encoding branched-chain amino acid ABC transporter permease, producing MSTFFQFVVEGLTTGSFYALVALGYTMVYGIIRLINFAHGDLFMVGAFVGWTALTALATVHLPLALALLIALVASMAVTGALGLAIERLAYQPLLRAPRLSILITALGVSLALENGVLLLYGAGFDTYPHALSQAGFELLGVQVSFTQIGIIVASLALMLALYFFVHHTFLGTAMRALAIDQDAARLMGVNVERLIQLTFLLGSVLAAVAGVMEGLYYTQINFFMGFVLGLRAFTAAVLGGIGNIPGAMAGGILIGLLEAFGAGYVSSQWTDVLVFGVLIGVLVIKPTGLFGERVVERM
- a CDS encoding branched-chain amino acid ABC transporter substrate-binding protein codes for the protein MAALAVLAGAAPGSALGQGATIKIGVPVPLSGSSANAGQDIVNGAKLAAAKINAAGGVLGKQIELVPEDDACDAQTAVQAAQKLVDAGVAAVAGGYCSSAALPELTTFHRAGIPYVMDASTNPKLTEMGYENVFRTIGRDDEQGPFAANFIKNFLHAKRAAVINDNTTYSKGLADNTVEALKKNGVDVVYDDAITPGQMDYSPTLTHVAALKPDVIYYTGYFAEAGLLVKEARQLGLKMTLMGGDATNDPTLMKTAGPAADDMVITTAPLAQFLSAAHGYVDDYTKTYGQGPGPYSVYEYDAVGVTAKAIANAKSTTPAAISAALHKISGYQGVTGTIGFNPKGDRSNAVYIVITVRGGNFTPYQRLDSSGHWVAMK
- a CDS encoding ABC transporter permease subunit — translated: MNATLASARWRRPAGAALLVAAVVLPAVASSYIVDVGLTIATYSILGLGLNIVVGYAGLLDLGYAAFFAIGAYTTALLETLLHFSFWETLPFSLAFAGASGIVIGYPTLRLRSDYLAIVTLGFGEITRIIATNLRITGGPNGIYGIDSPSLFGYEISSPRAVYELGIAFLVLVLVFAIRLGQSRLGRAWTSIREDEAAAEAVGVPTLRVKLLAYVMGALIGGFGGSLFAARFGTIDPTGFTYLQSVTILIIVVLGGRGSIPGVILGAVIVAGLPELLRFLNLWRIFGFAIGLVILMLLRPQGLWPAPLRRVAPPREGIGTAKPVPRETVADEILLDVLNMQRRFGGVRAVGGVSFTVRSGEILSLIGPNGAGKTTVFNCLTGVTRLSGGQVLWRGASLAGGAPHHIVHRGMARTFQGIRLFANMTAFENVLIGMDHRLRTQLIAELLALPSARSEAADHATEGLGWLSFVGLGARAGERAADLPYGDQRRLEIARALASNPYLLLLDEPAAGMNPTEKHALMELIRRIRDLGVTVLLIEHDMMLVMGVSDRIIVMDHGVIIAEGSPSEIQADPRVIDAYLGTAETDEAAEDAAGEKSLWDS
- a CDS encoding D-amino acid dehydrogenase, which codes for MKSVVLGGGIAGVTAAWYLAKEGREVTVIDRRPDVALETSFANAGLVAPGHSYTWASPRAPKILLKSLFVEGQALRLKLNADPHMWIWCLKFLRNCTAERSRVNTTRKVTLCRYAQTQLQQLTAAEHLQYDRISHGLLYLYRDEASFARGRQHMSILKDNGLPLETLDAAQVVAREPALGAARDRLAGAIYCPTDESGDAHLFTRALKTVCERLGVRFAFDTPINAIEASGDRIVGVQTPAGLVRGDEFVLALGSWSPIIARRLGYRLPVYPVKGYSATFPVGPDHRPPELGGVDENHLVAWARFGQRLRFTATAEFAGYNTRHTPADFTTMLQAARELFPNGADYDSPTYWAGLRPMTPEGTPLIGRTRHRNLYLNTGHGHMGWTMSCGTAKLLADIMAGRLPEIDMTGMTLK